One window of Desulfarculus baarsii DSM 2075 genomic DNA carries:
- the recN gene encoding DNA repair protein RecN has protein sequence MLSYLRIENFALIDRLELELSPGLTVLSGETGAGKSIILAAMGLILGQRAAGDLVRQGAEQAVIEALFTVDEHGPAAAVLAEDGGAALEPGGELVIRRVVNREGRNRVQVGGTLATLALLGRLGPELVSVVGQHESTSLLRADQHLALLDAFAGLDDQRGQVGRAAARVRDLDGRIKALGQELERREHRRDDLLRAVEELEAANLRPGEEDELRQERHLLAGAEQMGNLGRQAFDGLYAAEGSLLERAGKLRGQLKDLTAIDQRAAGLAAKAEEAFFLLEDLAMELRAYNGKINFDPERLDWIEARLHQLQRLGRKYGGDAPAALESARQELASLETGQDALRELAAQRQAALESALALAEALSDRRQQAASRLARAVEAELAQLGMTACRFEAQFIPPAGAAVATDKGPLGPAGLEGCEFLIAPNPGEGLRKLARIASGGELSRLLLALRGVVAQKMGLPTMVFDEVDAGVGGATGSAIGRKLAQLSRGAQVICITHLPQIAAWADSHIAVVKQIDGGRTATALAPLDERGRLAELARMLAGPDDQGTARRHAEELLAAARRQKQAQ, from the coding sequence ATGCTGTCGTATCTGCGCATCGAAAACTTCGCCCTCATCGACCGCCTGGAGCTGGAGCTCAGCCCCGGCCTGACCGTGCTCAGCGGCGAGACCGGCGCCGGCAAATCGATCATCCTGGCGGCCATGGGCCTGATCCTGGGCCAGCGGGCCGCCGGCGATCTGGTGCGCCAGGGGGCCGAGCAGGCGGTCATCGAGGCCCTGTTCACCGTCGACGAACATGGCCCGGCCGCGGCCGTTTTGGCCGAGGACGGCGGCGCGGCCCTGGAGCCCGGCGGCGAGCTGGTCATCCGCCGGGTGGTCAACCGCGAGGGCCGCAACCGCGTGCAGGTGGGCGGGACGCTGGCCACGCTGGCCTTGCTGGGCCGGCTGGGGCCCGAGTTGGTCAGCGTGGTGGGTCAGCACGAATCCACCTCCCTGTTGCGCGCCGATCAGCACCTGGCCCTTCTCGACGCCTTTGCCGGCCTGGACGACCAACGCGGCCAGGTCGGCCGGGCCGCGGCCCGGGTCCGCGACCTGGACGGCCGGATCAAGGCCCTGGGCCAAGAGCTGGAGCGCCGCGAGCACCGCCGCGACGATCTGCTGCGCGCCGTCGAGGAACTGGAGGCGGCCAACCTGCGCCCTGGCGAGGAGGACGAACTGCGCCAGGAACGCCATCTGCTGGCCGGGGCCGAGCAGATGGGCAATCTGGGCCGCCAGGCCTTTGACGGGCTCTACGCCGCCGAAGGCTCGCTGCTGGAGCGCGCGGGCAAGCTGCGCGGCCAGCTCAAGGACTTGACGGCCATCGACCAGCGGGCCGCCGGCCTGGCCGCCAAGGCCGAGGAGGCCTTTTTTCTGCTGGAAGACCTGGCCATGGAGCTGCGCGCCTACAATGGCAAGATCAACTTCGACCCCGAGCGCCTGGATTGGATCGAAGCCCGCCTGCACCAGCTCCAGCGTCTGGGCCGCAAGTACGGCGGCGACGCCCCCGCCGCCCTGGAAAGCGCCCGCCAAGAGCTGGCCAGCCTGGAGACCGGCCAGGACGCCCTGCGGGAGTTGGCCGCCCAACGCCAGGCCGCCCTGGAAAGCGCCCTGGCCCTGGCCGAGGCGCTCAGCGATCGGCGCCAGCAAGCCGCCAGCCGCCTGGCCCGGGCCGTCGAGGCCGAGCTGGCCCAACTGGGCATGACCGCCTGCCGTTTCGAGGCCCAGTTCATCCCGCCCGCCGGGGCCGCCGTGGCCACCGACAAGGGCCCCCTGGGCCCGGCCGGCCTGGAAGGCTGCGAGTTCCTCATCGCGCCCAACCCCGGCGAGGGCCTGCGCAAGCTGGCGCGCATCGCCAGCGGCGGCGAGCTTTCGCGGCTGTTGTTGGCCCTGCGGGGGGTGGTGGCGCAAAAGATGGGCCTGCCGACGATGGTCTTCGACGAGGTCGACGCCGGCGTGGGCGGGGCCACCGGCTCGGCCATCGGCCGCAAGCTGGCCCAACTCAGCCGGGGGGCCCAGGTGATCTGCATCACCCATCTGCCCCAGATCGCCGCCTGGGCCGACAGTCACATCGCCGTGGTCAAGCAGATCGACGGCGGCCGCACGGCCACGGCGCTAGCGCCCCTGGACGAGCGCGGCCGCCTGGCCGAACTGGCCCGCATGCTGGCCGGCCCCGACGACCAGGGCACCGCCCGTCGCCACGCCGAGGAGCTTTTGGCCGCCGCCCGCCGGCAAAAGCAGGCTCAGTAG
- the selD gene encoding selenide, water dikinase SelD — MAEEPRLAEKARAAGUAAKIGPGDLAQILEGLPPETDPRLLVGAGTADDAGVYKLSDDLALIQTLDFFTPIVNDPYLFGQIAAANALSDVYAMGGRPLTAMNICCFPVKTLPFETLREILRGGADKVHEAGAALAGGHSVEDEDLKYGLSVTGVVHPDRVVTNAGLRPGQILVLTKPLGTGVIATALKAGLASPQAVERAVAQMRRLNALAGRVMNECGVGGGTDVTGFGLLGHGLELARASGVGLEIIANDVPVLAEAREMATMGLVPLGSHRNRQYCDRWLASRGAVDPIVRDLLADAQTSGGLLMGLEPDQLDRAVAMLLAGGDGAAIIGRVTAEPAGVVTVVY, encoded by the coding sequence ATGGCCGAGGAGCCAAGGCTGGCCGAAAAGGCCCGGGCCGCCGGTTGAGCGGCAAAGATAGGTCCGGGTGATCTAGCGCAGATTCTCGAAGGCCTGCCCCCCGAGACCGACCCCCGCCTGCTGGTCGGCGCGGGCACGGCCGACGACGCCGGCGTTTACAAGCTCAGCGACGATCTGGCCCTGATCCAGACGCTGGACTTTTTCACGCCCATCGTCAACGATCCCTATCTTTTCGGCCAGATAGCCGCGGCCAACGCCCTCAGCGACGTCTACGCCATGGGCGGCCGGCCGCTGACGGCCATGAACATCTGCTGTTTTCCGGTGAAAACCCTGCCCTTCGAGACCCTGCGCGAGATCCTGCGCGGCGGGGCCGACAAGGTCCACGAGGCCGGCGCGGCCCTGGCCGGCGGCCACTCGGTGGAGGACGAAGACCTCAAATACGGCCTTTCGGTGACGGGCGTGGTCCATCCCGATCGGGTGGTGACCAACGCCGGCCTGCGGCCGGGGCAGATCCTGGTGCTGACCAAGCCCCTGGGCACCGGCGTCATCGCCACCGCCCTCAAGGCCGGCCTGGCCTCGCCCCAGGCCGTGGAACGGGCCGTGGCCCAGATGCGCCGGCTCAACGCCCTGGCCGGCCGGGTGATGAACGAATGCGGCGTCGGCGGCGGCACGGATGTAACGGGCTTTGGCCTGCTGGGCCACGGCCTGGAGCTGGCCCGGGCCTCGGGCGTGGGCCTGGAGATCATCGCCAACGACGTGCCCGTGCTGGCCGAGGCCAGGGAGATGGCCACCATGGGCCTGGTGCCCCTGGGCAGCCACCGCAACCGGCAATATTGCGACCGCTGGCTGGCCAGCCGTGGCGCGGTCGACCCCATAGTCCGCGATCTGCTGGCCGACGCCCAGACCTCGGGCGGGCTGTTGATGGGCCTGGAGCCCGATCAGCTCGACCGGGCGGTGGCGATGCTTTTGGCCGGCGGCGACGGCGCGGCGATTATCGGCCGGGTCACCGCCGAGCCGGCCGGCGTGGTCACGGTGGTCTACTGA
- a CDS encoding HAD family hydrolase: MALRLDIPGWRALALEHLVLDLNGTLAHDGVVASAVRQAVLGLSEILTCHLLTADTFGTAATIFGQGVNLHVIGPGDEAGQKLAFVRRLGADSVAAIGNGANDAPMLLAAVVGVCVVGPEGASGQAVRAADVITTGPLEALGLFARPDRLRATLRR, encoded by the coding sequence ATGGCCTTGCGTTTGGACATCCCCGGTTGGCGCGCCCTGGCGCTGGAGCACCTGGTGCTCGACCTCAACGGCACCCTGGCCCACGACGGCGTGGTCGCCTCCGCGGTGCGCCAGGCCGTGCTGGGGCTGAGTGAAATCCTGACCTGCCACCTGTTGACGGCCGACACCTTTGGCACGGCCGCCACTATTTTTGGCCAGGGCGTGAATCTGCACGTCATCGGCCCCGGCGACGAGGCCGGGCAGAAGCTGGCCTTCGTGCGGCGGCTGGGCGCCGACAGCGTGGCGGCCATCGGCAACGGGGCCAACGACGCGCCAATGCTGCTGGCGGCGGTGGTGGGCGTCTGCGTCGTCGGCCCCGAGGGCGCCAGCGGCCAGGCCGTGCGCGCCGCCGACGTCATCACCACCGGCCCGTTGGAGGCCCTGGGCCTGTTCGCCCGGCCCGACCGCCTGCGGGCCACCTTGCGGCGCTAG
- a CDS encoding selenium metabolism-associated LysR family transcriptional regulator — MDLRRLQVFAKVYEQRSFSRAAEEVLLSQPTVSGHIKTLEEDLGVSLFDRLGREIMPTRAAELLYDYAKRILIMVEEARRAVDAYLGRLSGDLLVGGSTIPGQYILPLYIGLFRQAHPDVRINLTIADTELIAGKVLAGELELGVVGAALDDDRLQFSALWNDELALAVWPDHPLAGKVAGIGDLLRWPLILREAGSGTRMSLAASLRKAGVGFDDLTVAAQMGSTTAVIQAVRAKVGMGVLSRRALADDVAAGRLALVEIKVLDLRRRFHLVMRKRRTHSPAAQAFIALLKEQRAVAE, encoded by the coding sequence ATGGACCTGCGCCGGCTACAGGTTTTCGCCAAGGTTTACGAGCAGCGTTCGTTTTCGCGGGCGGCCGAGGAGGTGCTGCTGAGCCAGCCCACGGTCAGCGGCCACATCAAGACGCTGGAGGAAGACCTGGGCGTGAGCCTGTTCGACCGCCTGGGCCGCGAGATCATGCCCACCAGGGCCGCCGAACTGCTCTACGACTACGCCAAACGCATCCTGATCATGGTCGAGGAGGCCCGCCGGGCGGTGGACGCCTATCTGGGCCGGCTCAGCGGCGATCTGCTGGTGGGCGGCTCGACCATCCCCGGCCAATACATCCTGCCGCTCTACATCGGCCTTTTTCGCCAGGCTCACCCGGACGTGCGCATCAACCTGACCATCGCCGACACCGAACTTATCGCCGGCAAGGTGTTGGCCGGTGAACTGGAGCTGGGCGTGGTCGGCGCGGCCCTGGACGACGACCGCCTGCAGTTTTCCGCTCTGTGGAACGACGAACTGGCCCTTGCCGTCTGGCCCGATCACCCCCTGGCCGGCAAGGTGGCCGGCATCGGCGACTTGCTGCGCTGGCCGCTGATCCTGCGCGAGGCCGGCAGCGGCACGCGCATGTCGCTGGCCGCCTCGCTACGCAAGGCCGGCGTCGGCTTCGACGACCTGACCGTGGCCGCCCAGATGGGCTCGACCACGGCGGTGATCCAGGCCGTGCGGGCCAAGGTGGGCATGGGCGTCCTCAGCCGCCGGGCCCTGGCCGACGACGTGGCCGCCGGCCGTCTGGCCCTGGTGGAAATCAAGGTTCTGGACCTGCGGCGGCGTTTTCATCTGGTCATGCGCAAGCGCCGCACCCACTCGCCGGCGGCCCAGGCCTTCATCGCCCTGCTCAAGGAGCAGCGGGCGGTGGCCGAGTAG
- a CDS encoding creatininase family protein yields MLMHELTMPGFVQQRRQVEAAILPIGVMEQHGPHLPLGLDAMHALALAQAAAAIEPCFVLPPLFYGICRSTANHPGTIGISGDALRAVLHDIGQGVWSQGIRCLCLLTGHAGGTHQSALIEAGERLLTSTGLQVATVCVLDLLAEARPILQCPGDSHAGEVETSLAMHLWPGLVQGSAAEEYPSFPRFRLVRDKRAHWPGGVWGDPTKASAEKGRLILEAEAKALAALVAELLAAAQEGA; encoded by the coding sequence ATGTTGATGCATGAACTGACCATGCCGGGTTTCGTACAGCAACGCCGGCAAGTCGAGGCGGCGATTTTGCCCATCGGCGTGATGGAGCAGCACGGCCCCCATCTGCCCCTGGGCCTGGACGCCATGCACGCCCTGGCCCTGGCCCAGGCCGCCGCGGCCATCGAGCCTTGCTTTGTCTTGCCGCCGCTTTTTTATGGGATCTGCCGCAGCACGGCCAATCATCCGGGCACGATCGGCATCTCCGGCGACGCCCTCAGAGCCGTGCTACACGATATAGGACAGGGGGTTTGGAGTCAAGGCATACGCTGCCTGTGCCTGCTCACCGGACACGCCGGCGGCACCCACCAAAGCGCCCTCATCGAGGCCGGCGAAAGACTCTTGACCAGCACCGGCCTACAGGTGGCCACCGTCTGCGTGCTCGACCTGCTGGCCGAGGCCCGGCCGATCCTGCAATGCCCCGGCGACAGCCACGCCGGCGAGGTCGAAACGTCGCTGGCCATGCATCTGTGGCCCGGGCTGGTCCAGGGTTCGGCCGCCGAGGAATATCCCAGCTTCCCGCGCTTTCGCCTGGTGCGCGACAAACGGGCCCACTGGCCCGGCGGCGTTTGGGGCGATCCCACCAAAGCCTCGGCCGAAAAGGGCCGCCTGATTCTGGAGGCCGAGGCCAAGGCCCTGGCGGCGCTGGTGGCCGAACTGCTGGCGGCGGCCCAGGAAGGCGCTTGA
- a CDS encoding diguanylate cyclase has translation MSLRLADRISAMPVGLKLGATMMGVCLVVSVSMLLLFHDVSMRHIVASLETSLGNELWHIQRQVDHLLKLHGAGGPAQTRQALERGMAHFAPGRTPGGSFAFVADEHGRVLAAHHYRAAVLPDRRAIKALLLRGHGFTSLSTPEGDIWLRFDKERNSGLLLVVQVSDDQARALFHRAKLTVFWLALIGSAVLAAVAIVALRRGVARPLRRLTAEAERVAAGDLTPPETLQRRDELGRLSAALRKLTISAQDMIRSAEANEARFRQLFSDSRDAAFIVGHDGRLSDVNAAAVKVFGYDNRQEMLDLPDTGPMFADEGQRQAYLEAIFAQGYVQDHHTTMRRKSGQAFEALITATARGGGEGRFGLVRDITEMAQAQAELRASEERYRRLVENAPGIVYRWCIDTKRFEYLNSTVERITGYKADDIIGDNDIMVRAIPSDQRQRVLQNWLSQISGEPPAVREQQFAIRDCQGGLHWFLERSILVRDDQGQPTYLEGIGFEITERKRLEEALREGQMMIEATLASLPVPVMVIDSRHKVVHWNRAMERISGRAASEVIGTSDHWRPFYPDIHPTLADLVLDGDYDAMEKHYGAKGLRRSSLVEGSIECEDLFWGESGHGRHLYFIAAPIKDEHGRVIRAVETLIDITDQKNLEQELRLLSVTDELTGLYNKRFFHATVDREMEIARRFGQPLALLMLDLDRFKQYNDTFGHLEGDKALAQFAGVVRGVVRAADLPCRYGGEEFAVLLPRTERAEAMVVAERIRAAVEAMDLWPVAADGQRQKRRVTVSIGVACLKGDLNQDRLINLADQALYAAKQAGRNRVIGECPLAQDGRD, from the coding sequence ATGTCTTTGCGTTTAGCCGACAGAATCAGCGCCATGCCCGTCGGCCTGAAGCTTGGCGCGACCATGATGGGCGTGTGCCTGGTCGTGTCGGTTTCGATGCTGCTTTTATTCCACGACGTGTCCATGCGCCACATCGTGGCCAGCCTGGAGACCAGCCTGGGCAACGAGCTGTGGCACATCCAGCGCCAGGTCGACCATCTGCTTAAGCTGCACGGCGCGGGCGGGCCGGCCCAGACGCGCCAGGCCCTGGAACGCGGCATGGCCCATTTCGCCCCCGGCCGCACGCCCGGCGGCAGTTTCGCCTTCGTGGCCGACGAGCACGGCCGCGTCCTGGCCGCCCATCACTACCGCGCCGCCGTCCTGCCCGACCGCCGGGCCATCAAGGCGTTGCTGCTGCGGGGCCACGGTTTCACCAGCCTGAGCACGCCCGAGGGCGACATCTGGCTGCGCTTCGACAAGGAGCGCAACTCGGGGCTGTTGTTGGTGGTGCAGGTCAGCGACGATCAGGCGCGGGCCCTGTTCCACCGGGCCAAGCTGACGGTCTTCTGGCTGGCGCTCATCGGTTCGGCGGTGCTGGCGGCGGTGGCCATCGTGGCGCTGCGCCGCGGGGTGGCCCGGCCCCTGCGCCGGCTGACCGCCGAGGCCGAGCGGGTGGCCGCCGGCGACCTGACCCCGCCGGAAACCCTGCAACGCCGCGACGAACTGGGCCGACTGTCGGCGGCGCTACGCAAGCTGACCATCAGCGCCCAGGACATGATCCGCTCGGCCGAGGCCAACGAGGCTCGTTTCCGCCAACTTTTCTCCGACAGCCGCGACGCCGCCTTCATCGTCGGCCACGACGGCCGCCTCAGCGACGTCAACGCCGCGGCGGTCAAGGTCTTTGGTTACGACAACCGCCAAGAAATGCTCGACCTGCCCGACACCGGCCCCATGTTCGCCGACGAAGGCCAACGCCAGGCCTATCTGGAGGCCATCTTCGCCCAGGGCTACGTGCAGGATCATCACACGACCATGCGCCGCAAGTCCGGCCAGGCCTTCGAGGCCCTGATCACGGCCACGGCCCGGGGCGGCGGCGAGGGCCGCTTCGGCCTGGTGCGCGACATCACCGAGATGGCCCAGGCCCAGGCCGAATTGCGCGCCAGCGAAGAGCGCTATCGCCGCCTGGTCGAAAACGCGCCGGGCATCGTCTACCGCTGGTGCATCGACACCAAACGTTTCGAATACCTCAACAGCACCGTCGAACGCATCACCGGCTACAAGGCCGACGACATCATCGGCGACAACGACATCATGGTCCGGGCCATCCCCTCCGATCAGCGCCAGCGCGTGCTGCAAAACTGGCTGTCGCAGATCAGCGGCGAGCCGCCGGCCGTGCGCGAGCAGCAATTCGCCATCCGCGACTGCCAGGGTGGGTTGCACTGGTTTTTGGAGCGCTCGATACTGGTGCGCGACGACCAGGGCCAGCCGACCTACCTGGAGGGCATCGGCTTCGAGATCACCGAGCGCAAACGTTTGGAGGAGGCCCTGCGCGAAGGCCAGATGATGATCGAGGCCACCCTGGCCAGCCTGCCCGTGCCGGTCATGGTCATCGACAGCCGGCACAAGGTCGTGCACTGGAACCGGGCCATGGAGCGCATCTCGGGCCGCGCGGCCAGCGAGGTCATCGGCACCTCCGACCACTGGCGGCCCTTTTACCCCGACATCCATCCCACCCTGGCCGACCTGGTGCTCGACGGCGACTATGACGCCATGGAAAAGCACTACGGCGCCAAGGGCCTGCGCCGCTCCAGCCTGGTCGAGGGCAGCATCGAGTGCGAGGATCTCTTCTGGGGCGAATCGGGCCACGGCCGGCACCTCTATTTCATCGCCGCGCCCATCAAGGACGAACACGGCCGCGTCATCCGCGCGGTGGAAACGCTCATCGACATCACCGACCAGAAAAACCTGGAACAGGAACTGCGCCTGCTCTCGGTGACCGACGAGTTGACCGGGCTCTACAACAAGCGCTTTTTTCACGCCACCGTCGACCGCGAGATGGAGATCGCCCGCCGCTTTGGCCAACCCCTGGCCCTGCTCATGCTCGACCTTGACAGATTCAAGCAATACAACGACACTTTTGGTCACCTGGAAGGCGACAAGGCCCTGGCTCAGTTCGCCGGCGTGGTGCGCGGCGTGGTGCGGGCCGCCGACCTGCCCTGTCGTTATGGCGGCGAGGAGTTCGCCGTGCTGTTGCCGCGCACCGAGCGCGCCGAGGCCATGGTCGTGGCCGAACGCATCCGCGCGGCGGTGGAGGCCATGGACCTGTGGCCGGTGGCCGCCGATGGCCAGCGCCAAAAGCGCCGCGTCACGGTGAGCATCGGCGTGGCCTGCCTCAAGGGCGACCTGAACCAGGACCGCCTGATCAACCTGGCCGACCAGGCCCTTTACGCCGCCAAGCAGGCCGGGCGCAACCGGGTGATCGGCGAGTGCCCCCTGGCCCAGGACGGCCGCGATTAA
- a CDS encoding HD-GYP domain-containing protein translates to MPQAGRISLYGMVACLSSALDLVSPAVANHQKRTAFIAARVAEVMKLSAAQRRAIILAAMLHDCGAMSLGSKLEALDFDFDQKNPHLHAELGYLFLKKIDAMFQRNQALGMANLVRHHHVAWADGRGRLHNDRIVAMESHLLHLADRVEVLCKRGRQPLEQAEGVRRRIDQSAGESFDPRMVQAFQEAASREAFWLELEYLDEIEAYLADQVGAAGEMPLDMNGLMGLSNIIGEMVDYRSSFTATHSLGVARAAELLAELAGFSQEQRAMIMAAGHLHDIGKLAVPSEILDKPALLDAAEMRVVKTHPYQTHRLLSGLSGLGEIRAWAAYHHETLDGAGYPFRLGAAAIPLGSRIIAVADIFTALTEDRPYRRGLPLAEVLTILGQLAATGKQDKLVIGLAQQHSRRLDEARRQAQAEGAEGYRRFVAAA, encoded by the coding sequence ATGCCGCAAGCCGGCCGCATATCGCTCTATGGCATGGTCGCCTGCCTTTCCAGCGCCTTGGACCTGGTCAGCCCGGCGGTGGCCAATCATCAGAAGCGCACCGCCTTCATCGCCGCGCGCGTCGCCGAGGTCATGAAGCTCTCGGCCGCCCAGCGCCGGGCGATCATCCTGGCGGCCATGCTCCACGACTGCGGGGCCATGTCCCTGGGCAGCAAGCTCGAGGCCCTGGATTTCGACTTCGACCAGAAAAATCCCCACCTACACGCCGAGTTGGGCTACCTGTTCCTTAAAAAAATCGACGCCATGTTTCAAAGGAACCAGGCCCTGGGCATGGCCAACCTGGTGCGCCACCATCACGTGGCCTGGGCCGATGGACGGGGCCGGCTGCACAACGACCGCATCGTGGCCATGGAAAGCCACCTGCTGCATCTGGCCGACCGGGTGGAGGTCTTGTGCAAGCGCGGCCGTCAACCCCTGGAGCAGGCCGAGGGCGTGCGGCGGCGCATCGATCAGTCCGCCGGCGAAAGTTTCGACCCGCGCATGGTCCAGGCCTTCCAGGAGGCGGCCAGCCGCGAGGCCTTTTGGCTGGAGTTGGAATACCTTGACGAGATCGAGGCCTATCTGGCGGACCAGGTGGGCGCGGCCGGCGAGATGCCCCTGGACATGAACGGCCTGATGGGGCTTTCAAACATCATCGGCGAGATGGTCGACTATCGCAGTTCGTTTACGGCCACCCACTCGCTGGGCGTGGCCCGCGCGGCCGAGCTTTTGGCCGAGTTGGCCGGCTTTTCGCAAGAGCAACGGGCCATGATCATGGCCGCCGGCCACCTGCACGACATCGGCAAGCTGGCCGTGCCCTCGGAGATCCTGGACAAGCCGGCGCTGCTCGACGCCGCCGAGATGCGCGTCGTCAAGACCCACCCCTACCAGACCCACCGCCTGCTCTCCGGCCTGAGCGGCCTGGGCGAGATACGGGCTTGGGCGGCCTATCACCACGAAACCCTCGACGGCGCGGGCTATCCCTTCCGGCTGGGCGCCGCCGCGATCCCGCTGGGCTCGCGGATCATCGCCGTGGCCGACATCTTCACCGCCCTCACCGAGGACCGACCCTATCGCCGGGGCCTGCCCCTGGCCGAGGTGCTGACGATCCTGGGGCAACTGGCCGCCACGGGCAAGCAGGACAAGCTGGTCATCGGCCTGGCCCAGCAGCACTCGCGCCGTCTGGACGAGGCCCGGCGTCAGGCCCAGGCCGAGGGCGCCGAGGGCTATCGACGCTTCGTGGCGGCGGCCTGA
- the gnd gene encoding phosphogluconate dehydrogenase (NAD(+)-dependent, decarboxylating), whose product MAVAARRRREPGALLRAGPWPTMTRQGWLPPGPRKERAMQIGMIGLGRMGLNMARRLARGGHQVVAHNRTPQKALDFAVREGGLAAGSLDELAALLRPPRVVWLMLPAEAVDQAIAGLAAVLEPGDLVVEGGNSHYKLDGPRAALLAARGVDYLDAGVSGGVWGLEEGYCLMVGGSAEGFARLTPALESLAPAGGYLRVGPVGSGHFVKMIHNGVEYGMMQAYAEGFELMKAGPFAAECDFRAICELWQRGSVVRSWLLELLGRAFAADPRLEEVGGWVDDSGEGRWTVELAVETATNAPVLTLALMNRFRSRQSEAFGDKVLAALREQFGGHAVKRPGQG is encoded by the coding sequence ATGGCCGTGGCCGCGCGGCGACGGCGCGAGCCTGGGGCCTTGCTTCGCGCCGGGCCTTGGCCCACAATGACCAGACAAGGCTGGCTTCCGCCCGGCCCACGAAAGGAGCGCGCCATGCAGATCGGCATGATCGGCCTGGGCCGCATGGGCCTGAACATGGCCCGCCGCCTGGCCAGGGGCGGCCACCAGGTGGTGGCCCACAATCGCACCCCCCAGAAAGCCCTCGATTTCGCCGTGCGGGAAGGCGGCCTGGCCGCCGGTTCGTTGGACGAACTGGCCGCCTTGCTGCGCCCGCCGCGCGTGGTCTGGCTGATGCTGCCGGCCGAGGCCGTCGACCAGGCCATCGCCGGGCTGGCCGCCGTGCTGGAGCCCGGCGACCTGGTGGTCGAGGGCGGCAACAGCCATTACAAGCTCGACGGGCCCCGGGCGGCGCTGTTGGCCGCGCGAGGCGTCGATTACCTGGACGCCGGGGTCAGCGGCGGGGTCTGGGGCCTGGAGGAAGGCTATTGCCTGATGGTGGGCGGCTCGGCCGAAGGCTTCGCGCGCCTGACGCCGGCGCTGGAAAGCCTGGCCCCGGCGGGCGGCTATCTGCGCGTGGGCCCGGTGGGCAGCGGGCATTTTGTCAAGATGATCCACAACGGCGTTGAATACGGCATGATGCAGGCCTACGCCGAGGGCTTCGAGCTGATGAAGGCCGGGCCCTTTGCCGCCGAATGCGACTTTCGGGCCATCTGCGAGCTGTGGCAACGGGGCTCGGTGGTGCGGTCGTGGCTTTTGGAGCTGCTGGGCCGGGCCTTTGCCGCCGACCCGCGGCTGGAGGAGGTGGGCGGCTGGGTGGACGACTCGGGCGAGGGCCGTTGGACGGTGGAGTTGGCCGTGGAGACGGCCACCAACGCGCCGGTGCTGACGCTGGCGCTGATGAATCGCTTCCGCTCGCGGCAAAGCGAGGCCTTCGGCGACAAGGTGCTGGCGGCGCTACGCGAGCAGTTCGGCGGCCACGCCGTCAAGAGGCCGGGCCAGGGTTGA
- a CDS encoding acyltransferase family protein: MNDQRAAAPPATKYQYIQMARAIAALVVVFHHGQMVLIRFPEGLFLPFYYFFGTGQYGVHIFFVISGFIISHVVSSASFSLRPYLIKRGLRIYPLYMLCTVVYGLVYLLHRQAPPYKLGYDFEYLIKSMLLIPQCRAPMLDPGWTLEHEVIFYLVMGLGTALFSFRAAVWLLALSAVVGVVREVVLPLFGMIPAVFDYHLTSHLNCYFVLGCALYLTKERWSKKSGPWHLLGGLALLALMAYAKLNHGKAWGHLVMRALELCLLGPGAALLIIGLQWLTDRARLGRSARGLVAALTRLGDISYSVYLVHFIWVAIFQYVHRVYFAAGRWALPAWAADIYFLLFVAASIGSAFVVYHVMERPLIGLAQRLARR; this comes from the coding sequence TTGAACGACCAGCGAGCCGCCGCCCCGCCGGCGACAAAATATCAGTACATCCAGATGGCCCGGGCCATCGCCGCGCTTGTGGTGGTGTTTCACCACGGGCAGATGGTCCTGATCCGTTTCCCCGAAGGCCTGTTTTTGCCGTTTTATTATTTTTTCGGGACGGGTCAATATGGCGTGCACATTTTTTTCGTCATCAGCGGCTTCATCATCTCCCACGTGGTCAGCTCGGCGTCGTTTTCCCTGCGGCCGTATCTGATCAAGCGGGGCCTGCGCATTTATCCGCTCTACATGCTCTGCACGGTGGTCTATGGGTTGGTCTATCTCTTGCACCGACAGGCGCCACCATATAAATTAGGATATGATTTCGAATACTTAATCAAGTCGATGCTGCTGATACCCCAATGCCGAGCCCCCATGCTTGATCCGGGCTGGACCCTGGAGCACGAGGTCATTTTCTATCTGGTTATGGGCCTTGGGACGGCGCTCTTTTCGTTTCGGGCGGCGGTGTGGCTGCTGGCCCTGTCGGCGGTGGTCGGCGTCGTCCGCGAGGTTGTTCTACCGCTTTTCGGCATGATCCCGGCGGTGTTCGACTATCACCTCACGTCGCACCTCAACTGCTATTTCGTGCTGGGCTGCGCGCTATACCTCACCAAGGAACGCTGGAGTAAAAAATCCGGCCCGTGGCATTTGCTGGGCGGGCTGGCCCTGCTGGCGCTGATGGCCTACGCCAAGCTCAACCACGGCAAGGCCTGGGGCCATCTGGTCATGCGCGCGCTGGAGCTCTGCCTGCTGGGGCCGGGCGCGGCGCTTTTGATCATCGGCCTGCAATGGCTGACCGACCGCGCGCGCCTGGGTCGGTCGGCCAGGGGCCTGGTGGCGGCGCTGACCAGGCTGGGCGACATATCGTATTCGGTCTATCTGGTCCACTTCATCTGGGTGGCGATTTTTCAATACGTTCACCGCGTTTATTTCGCGGCCGGGCGCTGGGCCCTGCCGGCCTGGGCGGCCGATATCTATTTTTTGCTGTTCGTGGCGGCGTCCATCGGTTCGGCCTTCGTGGTCTACCACGTTATGGAGCGGCCGCTGATCGGCCTGGCCCAGCGCCTGGCGCGGCGCTGA